GAACTGACTGGGCTCGGCGGGCGGAATTCCCCCCACACCCCCCTTCCGTCCGCCTCGCCTTGAACCGGAGCGGAAAGGACGATTTCAAGTTTTTCTTTGGCGGCAAATTATATTCAAAATATTCCGTTTTTGTTCGCAGAACCCTTGAGCAATTCTTGAGACGCTTCCCATTCCTCTACAATTTTATCTCCTTCAAAACGAAAAATATGGATGACGGAGAATATTTTATCTGGTGCAAGCGTTACCTTCCCATGCACCGCCACAAGGTCGCCGTCTTCAAGCACGCGTAGGGTCTCGTATTTTTTATCGGGAAATTGTTTAGCGTTTTCTTCCATGCCGACTAGAAGCGTCTCCCGATCTCCTTTGTAGTAGGCGTTGTGGTGGGTAAAATTTGGATGCACATATTTTTCGTATGCCTCGCGTACCTTGCCAGAAGACGCCAGTTTGAAAAAAGTTGTTGCTATGTCTTTTTTATTCATAATTTTCATTGGCGATTATTGGACATTGTCGTGTGGCAAGTGTAGTGGACTTAACTGCATTCAGTCAACCGGGGACATGTTCATGTCAGGCTCGG
This region of Deltaproteobacteria bacterium genomic DNA includes:
- a CDS encoding nuclear transport factor 2 family protein → MNKKDIATTFFKLASSGKVREAYEKYVHPNFTHHNAYYKGDRETLLVGMEENAKQFPDKKYETLRVLEDGDLVAVHGKVTLAPDKIFSVIHIFRFEGDKIVEEWEASQELLKGSANKNGIF